In Caldalkalibacillus salinus, the genomic window ACGGCAACGGTGACTCACAATCGTTTCTTAATACTTGAAAAGAAAGATATACCGAGGGGATGCCCCGTACATTAAACCTTTGTCACATTTAATACGCTCAAATTAAGAAAGGATGGTGATGCTCTCACCATCCTTTTTTATTTGCCTGTTGTTAATTAACTTTGTTTCGTCTGTGGAGACTTCTTCTTAAGTCTCCTAGCAAATAGGACAAGGATGACGGGAAGGGCGATCCCCATCAAGATATTAAGCGGAATATACGTTTCGAACATAAACTCTGTCAGCTCCATGAAGTCACGAATGAATAGCAAAGCGCCTACTGCGATCAACCAGGCGAAGGGAATGATTAATGAGCGATAAGATCTAAGATTAAAGGCCTGAGCTGTTCCTAGGATTAACCCATAGTAAAAAACGGACACGCGTACCATCAGTCCTACGGTCCAAAATATAGCGGCTATGGCATCAAAACGATTAATGATTTCACCTGCGTTAATATAACGAACAGCTGAAAAAGTTGGAAAAGGAAGTCTCGCTGCCTCTTGTGGTCCAAACATGGCAATCGGGCCTGTTATAGGTCCTAAAAAGAAAATGAGGACAATCACCGCTGCGAATATGTTTGTTTTTAATATTTTTTGAGGACGTTGAACATAAGGGAGAATCATGCCTAAAATCACAAATTCTCCAAACCAAGCCATGACAGAGATGGCACCGACCCCTATAGGGGGAAATCCTTGACCAAAAACGGGTAGAAGATTGGAATAATCTTTATTGCCCATTGTTAACAAAACGACAATAATGGCAATAAACACGATAATGGGGAGAACGATCTGATTGGTTCTAGCCAGGGTCTCTAAGCCAATAAAGACAAGATATGTTGTAAGCAAAACAATGACAAGTGTAAATGCCCATAAAGGTGTCTCAAACATCATCATCCTATAAGCTTCCCCAAATAACCGTACACCTAAGATGACCATGATATAGAAGTAGACAAGGTACAAAACGCCAATGAATTTACCTAGCGTACCGAAATGTTTAAACAGAATTTCTATTAAGGTCACTCCAGGAAAATGTTGAGACAATTTAGTAATAGCGACCACACCAATCAAACCTAAAATGGTGCCTAAAATGGCAGCAATCCACCCGTCTTGTTGACTTTGATTAATCACAACCGTCAATAATATTAAGTGTCCTATTATGGTTAGAGATGTGACGGCTAACATACCTGTTTGTATATTGCTAATTCTACCCTTTTCAATCATGTTAGGTCCTCCAATTGAGAATCTTTATGTCCATGGGATTAGGATGTGCAGGATCTTGGCAATAGATACAATTTCTATACCGTATATCACCATGACGATACCTAAGTAAGCCAGGGTGGTCATAATAGCTTGTAAAACGAACACTTTTTTATCCCGTTGATGATCTAGCGCGTATATCTGATAAGCAAGGGATGCTGCCAAGAGTACGAGAAACAGTATCGCAAGGAAAAGCTTCATTAACATTACCTACTTTCGTTCGCTTTTGACGGGTCATAAATGAGCCCAATTTCATCAATGTTAGCATCGATATTTAAATGCACCCTTAATTCTTTTAAAAGTCCCTCTCGCCAATGGGGTTCCAATTCCCTCCACACTTCTGGATCGTGCTGATAAATACTTCGCCCAAAACCAAAAGGATCAGCCTGCCACTCTTTTTGCACCTTTTGTAGTACTGCCGTAATCTCTCTCTCCACATCCTGTTCAATCTGTTGTCGAAGATCTGCAAGTCGTTCAGTGGTTAAGACCTCCCCAGGGCACGTGATGTCTCGTATATTACCTTCGAAGGTGATATTTACTTCCATTTCAAGGCCGTTAGAGTGATAAATGGGTTTTTTTTCTGTGCGTACCTCCGAAACTTCAATGGTAAGTGTACCTTCATCAGAATTGGAGCATGGTGTAGTGAGGACCGCCTTATCAATATCTCCAGCAATCCATGCAAGCGCACGAGTTTCATCTTGGTCTAACCACCCTATTAGTCGATTGTCCTTAAATACAGCGGAACCGCCTAGGTTGAGCCCAACCGATTCCATATTACGATCAAGCGCTTCTTCGTTTGGGTGGTTGTCCTTTTTAATATCTTCTGTCTCACGGGATAACTGAACAATATCTGTGTTATCCTCAGTCGTTAAGCTAATTTGGCCTGATATCGGATCCATTGTGTCATTGGATAGTGCGTGTGCGAATTTAGCAGCATCGCGAACGACTGGGTTAGTGGTTAACCGAGAGTACTCTGTTATAGTGAAAATCTCTGCCCCAAGGCTATTCTCCAACATGGGTACTGTGGTCAGTATATCCCTCGCTCTACCTTGAGTAAAAAGCATCCTCGTGTTCAATCTAAACTCATCATGACGTCTGAGTATATCAAGTATAGGCTCTATATTATTTTCAGCAACGGTGTTTCCAATCACGATGACTTGCAAGTGACCAAAATACTTACGTTTAGCGAATACTGTGCTAAGTTTATCGAGCGCATCATAGATACTTGCCCCTTGTGAACTGGCAACGATATAAGGTTTTTTTTCCTGGCTGTCACCATCAGAGATCTGAGAATGATATAAAGCATCAGGTACAATCGTAAAAATGGTGATTTCATATTGCCCATCTTCAGTTCTGTCTATCCCCATGGCATTAATGACGGTTAACTTATTCACATCATGGTTGCTCCAGCACCCGCTCAAAAACATGATGAGTGCTGTAAGACATAACAGGCTCGCTATTCTTTTATAAGCGCTTCGTGTTAAGTAAACGTTCATATTAATGTCCCTCCTCAGGGTTTTTAGGAGGTGTTGTCTTCGAGGCGTTAGCTCTTTTCGTCCCCCCATTAGAGACACCTGGTAACCTTGTATTAATCGCCCATTTTGGTGCGCGTACAAATAAGTCTTTCCAACCCTCTTTTCGTGTTGGACTTAAAGGTGTCATGTAAGGAGTCCCAAACGAACGTAAACTGATCAAATGAATCAAGATAAATAGCCATGCGACCAATATGCCCATAAAACCAAATACACTTGCAACCAAAATAAAAGGGATATTCAAAAAGCGAATGCTCTGTCTAAACGTGTAGTTAGGTAAAATATAAAATGTTATACCGGCAACTCCGACGAC contains:
- a CDS encoding GerAB/ArcD/ProY family transporter, which encodes MIEKGRISNIQTGMLAVTSLTIIGHLILLTVVINQSQQDGWIAAILGTILGLIGVVAITKLSQHFPGVTLIEILFKHFGTLGKFIGVLYLVYFYIMVILGVRLFGEAYRMMMFETPLWAFTLVIVLLTTYLVFIGLETLARTNQIVLPIIVFIAIIVVLLTMGNKDYSNLLPVFGQGFPPIGVGAISVMAWFGEFVILGMILPYVQRPQKILKTNIFAAVIVLIFFLGPITGPIAMFGPQEAARLPFPTFSAVRYINAGEIINRFDAIAAIFWTVGLMVRVSVFYYGLILGTAQAFNLRSYRSLIIPFAWLIAVGALLFIRDFMELTEFMFETYIPLNILMGIALPVILVLFARRLKKKSPQTKQS
- a CDS encoding Ger(x)C family spore germination protein, with the protein product MNVYLTRSAYKRIASLLCLTALIMFLSGCWSNHDVNKLTVINAMGIDRTEDGQYEITIFTIVPDALYHSQISDGDSQEKKPYIVASSQGASIYDALDKLSTVFAKRKYFGHLQVIVIGNTVAENNIEPILDILRRHDEFRLNTRMLFTQGRARDILTTVPMLENSLGAEIFTITEYSRLTTNPVVRDAAKFAHALSNDTMDPISGQISLTTEDNTDIVQLSRETEDIKKDNHPNEEALDRNMESVGLNLGGSAVFKDNRLIGWLDQDETRALAWIAGDIDKAVLTTPCSNSDEGTLTIEVSEVRTEKKPIYHSNGLEMEVNITFEGNIRDITCPGEVLTTERLADLRQQIEQDVEREITAVLQKVQKEWQADPFGFGRSIYQHDPEVWRELEPHWREGLLKELRVHLNIDANIDEIGLIYDPSKANESR